In one Arachis duranensis cultivar V14167 chromosome 9, aradu.V14167.gnm2.J7QH, whole genome shotgun sequence genomic region, the following are encoded:
- the LOC107466003 gene encoding uncharacterized protein LOC107466003, translating to MDSGRFRYYVVRRGRKLGIYTSWEECNQQVYGFKGSQLKGFMVRREPEEWLSLPRQDPVGEDTAPEPEDLVLSFGAMSVGDSGSVTGDESSGSVAAGTDLLPQKPDMVPEFDPKAFVIMEDMEQLLLQVCARLEVGPLVFFMRDVFRSEGKKYHGFGVSLQSTAKGINFFVSGRLSTDEGLARQDAAFITLERLLEEAEVKIFDFNFQVVLRYKEDLAEAHRIARLSATEHVMMLEKENAELKQRLSLYNQMFM from the exons ATGGATTCTGGTCGGTTCCGTTACTACGTCGTTAGGAGAGGACGAAAGCTAGGCATTTACACCTCTTGGGAAGAATGCAATCAACAAGTCTATGGCTTCAAGGGGAGTCAATTAAAAGGCTTCATGGTAAGGCGCGAGCCGGAGGAGTGGCTGAGTTTGCCAAGACAAGACCCAGTTGGTGAAGATACTGCCCCGGAGCCTGAAGATTTGGTGTTAAGCTTTGGAGCTATGTCCGTCGGAGACTCTGGCAGCGTTACCGGAGACGAGAGCAGCGGATCTGTGGCCGCCGGGACGGACTTGCTGCCTCAGAAGCCAG ATATGGTGCCAGAGTTTGACCCCAAGGCGTTCGTCATAATGGAAGACATGGAGCAACTTTTGTTACAGGTTTGTGCTCGACTTGAAGTTGGACCGCTAGTGTTTTTCATGCGTGATGTCTTTCGCAGCGAAGGAAAGAAATATCATGGGTTTGGGGTTTCTTTGCAAAGCACCGCGAAGGGGATAAACTTTTTCGTTTCAGGGCGGTTGTCGACTGATGAGGGACTGGCAAGGCAGGATGCCGCCTTCATCACTTTGGAACGACTCCTTGAAGAGGCGGAGgtgaaaatttttgacttcaATTTCCAAGTTGTTCTTCGATACAAGGAGGACCTTGCTGAGGCACACCGCATAGCAAGGTTGTCAGCCACAGAGCATGTAATGATGCTGGAGAAAGAGAACGCTGAGCTGAAGCAAAGGTTGAGCCTCTACAATCAGATGTTCATGTAG
- the LOC107466013 gene encoding Bowman-Birk type proteinase inhibitor B-II: MENQKMVVKVALLLFLVGLSATVEAVRLDPSLIISQVINNIGEPSAVSAASDCCSACICDRRAPPYFECTCGDTFDHCPAACNKCVCTRSIPPQCRCTDRTQGRCPLTPCA, from the exons ATGGAGAATCAGAAGATGGTTGTGAAGGTAGCTCTGTTGCTTTTTCTTGTGGGACTTTCCGCCACCGTTGAAGCCGTCCGCCTTGACCCAAGTTTGATTATCTCACAG GTGATAAACAATATTGGCGAACCATCAGCAGTGTCAGCAGCCAGTGATTGCTGCAGTGCCTGCATTTGTGACCGTAGGGCACCACCATATTTCGAGTGCACTTGTGGTGACACTTTTGACCATTGTCCTGCAGCTTGCAACAAATGCGTCTGCACCAGGTCTATTCCTCCACAGTGCCGTTGCACTGATAGAACTCAAGGCCGTTGCCCTTTAACACCATGTGCTTGA